CGTTTCATTGTATCGCGCACAGATGTTGCCAAAATAGCACCTTGCTGAGAACAACAAACATGGTCGATCAAGCTATCAATATCTCCTCGAGTAATACACGGCCGAGCAGCATCATGCACTAAGACATAGGCATCTTGGTCAATTAGCTGTAATGCTGAAAGCACCGAGTCAACGCGTTCAGCTCCCCCTTCTACTAATTGTATTTTACAGTGAGTAGCAATAGGCAAATTGACAAACCATGTATCGTTTTTTGCTATAGAGACGACAACTTGATGAATATCGGGATGATCAAGAAAAGGTTGTATACTGTGTTCAACAATCGTTTTACCTAATAAAGTTAAATACTGCTTAGGAATAGCGGCACCAACACGCTTACCAATACCAGCGGCTGCGATAACCGCAACTAAATTAGTTTTATGCATTTTTTTCTCGATATTGATGACATTCATTAATCTTCTTTAGGAACAATGCGGAAAAACGTTTCCCCCTCTTTAACTAATCCTAATTCATTGCGAGCACGCTCTTCAATGGCCTGATGACCCTGCTTTAAATCTTCAATTTCCGAGAACATCATTTGATTACGTTGCATTAACTGCTCCGTATCAGCCTTGATTAAAGCCACTTCTTTTTCCAACCTGTAGTTATCTTGCAACCCATTCTTGCAAAACCATAAGTGATACTGCTGTAGTGCGAATAAACAAATAAGTAGCAATACAAATAATTTCATGAACTCAAGGACTCCAATAATGCCTACCTCTACCTACAAAGATCTATTCTCACATATATAGCCATGGTACTTCAATATGCAAAGTCAGCAAGAAAAAGCGTATCAATATGCGAATTACAAAGTAAAAGTCTAGTATCCTACATCGAGATTTTATCACAAAGCAGAGGGAGAGCTCTTTGCTTGCTCTGCGGGAGCCTGCAACAGACAACGTATCTTGAGGTAACATGGAAATATCTGAACAGATAAGTTGTATCGCTTTAGCAATAGGACTGCAATATATTGCACCATCTAGCTATTAATTCTTGTTTTTGTGACATTTAATAAACATTAAATATAAAAGTGTACTAAAGTAGTGCCATTGTTAACTCCCCATCTCCCAACTCAGTTTATTTTTTGTTGTGTGTCGCTCAAAGTTTCGCAAAAGTTCCGCAAAGATTTTATTATATTAATAAAAGTGTGACGAACGTCGTAGCCATAAGGAAACTTCCACACATATAATGCGCTCAAGTTAATTGGAACTTCAATTACCATTTTAATTGTTATCCCAGCTAACTCACTCTAAAGAATTAGAGTGATGGATATTTAAATATAATAAATAATGGAATCAAAGGAATAATTATGAAAATCAAAACTCTTTCGGCTGCGGTAGCAGTTGCATTGTTGTCAGCTAGCGCATCAGCGGTAGATTTCAACGGTTATATGCGTGCAGGTATCGGCCAAAATACAGATGGCGGCAATCAAGTTTGTGCTCAAGCAAACGGTGCTCCAACTAAATACCGTCTTGGTAACGAATGTGAATCTTACTTAGAACTTGGTCTAGGACAAGATTTATATGAAAAAGATGGTAAAAAATTCCGTCTAAACACTATGGTTGCGATTAAAGCAGGTAATGGTGCAGATTGGCAGGATACTCGTGACGGTGGTCATGGTGATGAGATCTTAGCAGATGATTCAAATCCTTGGGGTAATGCTGCATTTGCATTCCGTCAAGCAAATGTTGAATATACTAACGAAGCTGGTACTAAAGTTTGGGCTGGTAAAAAATACTACCAACGTCATGATATCCACTGGTTAGACTTCTACTACTGGAATACATCTGGTTACGGGGGCGGTGTTGAAAACTTCAAAATTAACGATCAATTAGGCACACTATCTGCTGCATGGTTACGTGTAGTGACTAACGATGGCGGCCCATCTGGTAACGAAGACAAAGTTAACCAATACAACACAAACAATATCGACCTACGTTGGGCTGGTATTCAAATGTGGAAAGATGCTTCATTAGAATTAGGTGCAAACATTTCGTTCCTACAATTACTGATGAGCAAGATAAAGCTGGTCTGAATGATGACACTGGTACATTATTGACTGCTGAATATACCCAAGGTGGTATTTTAGGTGGCTTTAACAAATTCACTGTTCAATATGCAGATGGCGCTTCAGCTCATGAACTAATGAGCAACCACTCAGGCTCTTACTTCGGCGCTTGGATGGATAAAGATTCTAGCGGTTACCGTATTATCGACTGGGGTGTGATCCAACTTAGTGACAAAATTGAAATGGGCTACAACGCGATTTACGCACAAGTAGACTACAAAGGCGACAACGACCATAAATGGACTTCTGTAGGTATCCGTCCAGTGTACAAATGGTCTGATACAATGAAATCAATCATCGAAATTGGTTACGACAGTACTGACAACCCAGACTGGGGTCAAAAAGAAGATCTAACTAAAGTTACTTTTGCTCAAGCTTTAACTGCGGGTAGCAGCTTCTGGGCTCGTCCAGAACTTCGTGCCTATGTAACTTATGCTAAATCTGATGATGACAACAAATTCCGTGAAGGCAGAGACAAAAACATTAGTGTTGGTCTTCAAGCTGAAGCTTGGTGGTAATCCACACTGTTTACAGGCTTGAATTATAAGCCTGTGATTTCAATTAAACCCTTATCAGGCAACTGTTAAGGGTTTTTTTCTGTCTTGTAAAGCTGCAACTCGCTTATGCACCAGACTTCTTAGACTTCCAAAATAACAGTTTGCTTTCTAATTGTGGAAAAAAAGGATGGATGAATAACTTATAGCTGGTGATCCCCCCTACTATCGCTTTGATAACAACCATTTGCTCAATACCTAAAAGATAATAAGCAAAACCACCAACAAAAGCAGAGGTCAGCATAAACAGTTGAAAAATGCGTAATCTTTTAACGCTTAATGCAATGAGTATTAGTGCAAAATCAACCCAAGTCAGCAGTAAGCCCAATGATGGATTAGCCAAATAATCGTTAATAGCAAAGTGGGTGAAATAGCCGATGCCAAGTATCATTAGGGCCAATAAAATGTAGGTCACTTTTTTAGGTGTATTAGTGAAATCACAAATATAGCGATAGAAGGTAACACTTCCAACGACCAAATTCAGTAATACCTTGGGCATGACACCAATCATGAATCCCCATACCACATCGTTAGCAACTGACAAAAAAGACGCCAACCGCATATTTTTCATGCCATTAAATAACAACAATAAAATATAAAAAGCAACACTTGTCCAACCGAGTACTTCGACAATGATATTCATATACATTTCCATGAAAAAAAACCAAAAAAAATCCCCGCCGTAGCGGGGATTACTATGAAATTAATCAAGCGCAGTAATTAGTAATTACTGACCTTTAACTTCTTTAAGACCGTTGAAAGGTGCTTTTGCGCCTAACTCTTCTTCGATACGGATTAGTTGGTTGTATTTAGCAACACGGTCACTACGGCTCATTGAACCAGTTTTGATTTGACCTGCTGCAGTACCAACGGCTAGATCAGCAATTGTTGCATCTTCAGTTTCACCAGAACGGTGAGAGATAACAGCTGTATAACCTGCATCTTTAGCCATTTTGATTGCTGCTAACGTTTCAGTTAAAGAACCAATTTGGTTAAATTTAATCAGGATTGAGTTAGCAATACCATTGTCGATACCACGCTTAAGGATCTTAGTATTTGTTACGAATAGATCGTCACCAACTAATTGAATTTTATCACCCATTAGTTTAGTTTGGTGCGCGAAACCATCCCAATCAGACTCGTCAAGACCGTCTTCGATAGATACGATTGGGTATTGGTTAGCAAGATCTTGTAGGTAGAAGTTAAATTCTTCAGAAGTAAAGATTTTACCTTCGCCTTTCATGTTGTAGTTACCCGCTTCTTTGTCGTAGAACTCAGATGCAGCACAGTCCATCGCTAATGTAACGTCTTTACCTAGTACGTAACCAGCAGCTTCAACAGCTTCTTTGATTGCAGCTAGTGCAGCAGCATTAGACTCAAGGTTAGGAGCAAAACCACCTTCATCACCAACAGCAGTGCTTAGGCCTTTAGCTTTTAATACTTTAGCTAGGTTATGGAATATTTCAGCACCGATACGTAGTGCTTCTTTAAGTGTTGGAGCGCCAACTGGTTGAATCATGAATTCTTGGATATCAACGTTGTTATCAGCGTGCTCACCACCATTGATGATGTTCATCATTGGAAGAGGCATAGAGTAAACACCAGAAGTACCGTTTAAGTCAGCAATGTGAGCATATAAAGGAACTTTCTTAGAAATTGCAGCTGCTTTAGCATTTGCAAGAGAAACAGCTAGGATTGCATTCGCGCCAAAGTTAGCTTTGTTTTCAGTACCATCTAAATCGATCATGATTTGATCTAGTTCAGCTTGTGCAAGTGCATCTTTACCTACTAATGCATCTGCGATTGGACCGTTAACAGCAGCAACTGCTTTAAGTACACCTTTACCTAGAAAACGTGCTTTATCACCGTCACGTAATTCTAACGCTTCACGAGAACCAGTTGATGCGCCTGAAGGAGCTGCAGCACGACCCATAGAGCCGTCAGCTAGATAAACATCAGCTTCAATAGTTGGGTTACCACGTGAATCAATGATTTCGCGAGCAAGTACTTTTACGATAGTAGACATAATTGTTCCTTTAGATTGTATTAAAAAATAATATTAAAAATTTATTTATGTGACCTAGCAACACGTTATGCTGCGAATTTAAACAAAACAAAGTGATCTGGTCAACAAAAACTATTTAAATCGACCCTGTTGATGATCTATCGCAGCTTTTATGAATCCTTTGAACAAAGGATGCCCATCTCGAGGTGTAGAAGTGAACTCGGGGTGGAACTGCGCAGCAACAAACCAAGGGTGATTAGGGTTTTCAATAATCTCAACTAACTTTTTATCTTCCGATAGCCCAGTTATTGCTAATCCAGCCTTTTCTATAATAGGCAAAAGATTATTATTTACTTCATAACGGTGACGATGACGCTCGAATATCTCTAAATTAGCGTACATTGCAGCAACCTTAGACCCTTCTTTGAGGTGACATAGTTGCGCACCAACGCGCATTGTACCACCTAAATCAGAATTTTCTGAACGCTGTTCAATTTCACCTGTTTTATCTATCCATTCTGTTATTAAGCCAACAACGGGTTGCTCAGTATCGGCTTTAAATTCGGTGGAGTGTGCATTTTTAAGGCCAGCAACATTTCGAGCAAACTCAATTAACGCAACTTGCATACCTAAACAAATACCAAGGTAAGGTATTTTGTTTTCACGCGCATATTTTGCCGCCAATATTTTACCTTCAATGCCACGCTCTCCAAATCCACCCGGTACGAGTATTGCGTCAACACCTTCTAAAATAGAGATTCCACGAACTTCAACATCCTGTGAATCGATATATTTAATTTTAACTGAAGCCGCATTTTTTAAACCACCATGTTTTAATGCTTCATTCACCGATTTATATGCATCAGGTAACTCGGTATATTTACCGACCATACCAATCACAACTTCATGGGAGGTATTCGCTTCTTCAGAAACAACTTGCTCCCATTCACTTAGGTCAGCTTCTGGGCACGCTAAACCAAATCGTTCAATACAAATTTGATCTAATCCCTGCGACTTAAGCAATGCGGGAATTTTGTAAATTGAATCAACATCACGCAGGGAAATAACCGACTTCTCTTGAACATTACAAAATAACGCTATTTTAGCGCGTTCATTAACTGGAATGCTCACTTCAGAGCGACAAACTAAAATATCAGGCTGAATACCTAAACTACGTAACTCTTTTACAGAGTGTTGTGTCGGTTTAGTTTTGACTTCGCCAGCGGTTTTTAAATAAGGCAATAGCGTTAGATGCATATACATGGCGTTAGCTTGACCGACTCTTAACCCCAATTGGCGAATGGCTTCTAAAAAGGGTTGCGATTCAATATCGCCAACGGTACCACCTAACTCAACAATAGTGACATCATGCCCTTCACCACCAGCAATAATGCGATCTTGAATCTCATTGGTAATATGTGGGATAACCTGAATAGTTGCCCCCAAATAATCGCCTCGACGCTCCTTTGCCAACACCTCAGAATAAACTCTGCCCGTTGTAAAGTTATTACGCTTAGTCATTTTAGTGCGAATAAAACGTTCGTAATGACCTAAATCCAGATCCGTCTCAGCGCCATCATCCGTGACAAATACTTCACCATGTTGAATAGGGCTCATTGTGCCTGGATCAACATTAATATAGGGATCAAGTTTCATAATCGTGACATCTAAACCACGCGCTTCGAGAATAGCGGCTAAAGAGCCTGCGGCAATGCCTTTACCTAGCGATGAAACCACACCACCAGTTACGAAAATATATTTTGTCGTCATAGTAACCCTGAGATATTAGGAATTAAAAAAGAAATTTTATTTACTCATTAAAAGAGATAAAGATACAAACACAAAAAAACACCAACTTAAAGATAATTGCTGGTTTTCGCTACTGGCATCAATTTACTGTAATTATAAATGAGAATTTAGGACATTTAGATGGGAATACAGTATAGCAAGCGCGCTTATTTTCGACAATCTTTTATAACAGATTCACTGAAAATAGAATAATTAACGGTAAACCGCACCAATATTGTAGCTGGAGGGGAAATAGCATCAACGAAGCGCTAGAATCGCGCTATATCATGAAAAATCAACATCTTGAAATTGATAAAACAACGCAATAAAAAACATCTTATTATACAATATCAATATTATAGAAAGTGGCTATATGGTTATTTTTTTAACTTGCTCCCAAATAGCATCTAATTCTTCTAAGGAACATTCCTGCATCCGCTTCCCCTGAGCCATCACTTCTATTTCAACCAAGCGAAAACGCTTTTCAAATTTACTGTTAGCTTGTCTCAACACCTGCTCAGGGTTGCATTTTAGATGCCGCACTAAGTTGACATTAGCAAATAATAGATCGCCAAGCTCATCTTCTATACGTAACTGTTTTTGTTGCTCACTTAAATCTTTGCGCTGAACTTCCACCAATACTTCATCAAGCTCTTCTTTAATTTTATCAACAACCGGAGCTAAATCATGCCAATCAAAACCGACATGAGCACAACGTTTTTGAATTTTATAGCTGCGGTTTAATGCTGGCAACGCCATTGGAATATTATCTAAAACACTTTTTGGTTTATTCTCTAAGCTTGCTTTTTTCGCTCGCTCCTTCTCCTTTTCTCTCTCCCAATTGGCATGAATTTCCGCTTCATTTGCAAATTCCGCAGCACTAAAAACATGGGGATGACGACGCACCAATTTTTCGTTTAAGGTTGAGATAATCTCATCAAAGTCAAACAGACCTTGTTCTTTTGCGAGTTGTGCGTAAAAAACAACTTGAAAAAGTAAATCTCCCAACTCCCCTTTCAACTCATTGAAATCTTTCTGCTCGATGGCATCCGCTACCTCATAGGCCTCTTCAATAGTATGAGGCACAATCGATGTAAATGTTTGTTTGGCATCCCAGGGGCAGCCTGTTTCAGGATCGCGCAATTGTTGCATGATCTTTAACAGGGATGATAAATTTGAAGAAGCCATGACTATTCCTTATGTTTTACACCCCATCAAGGCGTTTTTATTTGCTGCGCTAACTGCGCTATTTTTTTACACATGCCAGTCAGTAACAATTTATGCCACGGAGCAAAAAAGTACCAATAGACTAAACCCCAAATCCCAGCAGGATGCCAGTATAATGCAATTTTAAGAATGCTACGATCTGCGCGATCGGGATCAATTGTTATTTGCATTCCACCGCCACCGGGGGCCTTCATACCAAAACGCATCACTAAACAACGCCTTTCTTCGACGCTGAGTATTGTCCATGAATCTATTCGATCCCCCACTTTTAGCTGCGAGCTATCGGTTCGACCATGATGACGCCCATCACCACCGCACAGGTAATCAATCCACTCTCGTAATGCCCAAAGGCTATTAAAATAAAAATAGCGATGTTCACCACCGAGTAAATTGATAACCTGCCAAATTTGCTCAGGGCTAGCTTGAATGGTGATACTATTTTTTGCACTTTTAGCATAAAAACCATGTAGCGATGAAAAATTACGAAAGGCAGGAACACCATCTTCCCAACGCTCTGGATAGGATAATATCTGTTCTTGTTTGAAAACATCATCAATGGCTTGCTCAACGCTAATTAATGACTGCGGTATGAGTTTACGTAATGACTCAGGGCGGGCCTGAAGTTGCTCTGCTAACCGGCAATTAGTGACTTTGCTAAATTTTGCGGCACCGACGTTACCACCCCTAACACCGTACACGCTACCCGTATTGGCAGACCGGGAATGGCAATTATCTTTATATTTTTATTAAATTTTTTAGCGATTTTAAGCATCAACTGTCGGTAACTCAACCATTGCGGTCCTGCTGCGTCAAGTATCATCCCTGCGGTTTCCGGCATGTCAGCTAATTTAACCAAATAATGAAGCACGTTGACCAACGCGATGGGAGGCGCTTGTGTCTCTATGGCGTTAGGAACCAAGGCGAAAGGCATATGACCAACCATATCACGCATCACTTCAAAGGCGGCAGAGCCCGGTGCAATAATAATCCCTGCGCGCAACTCTGTTACAGCAATACCACTAGATGATAATGCCTCGCCAGTGGCAATGCGCGCAAGCATATGGTCAGATTTAGGCCGAGCTGAAACTAAACTGCCTAAATAGATAATACGGTTAACCCCTGCACTAGCTGCTGCATGGGCAAGGTTTCTAGCCGCAATAACTTCCTTACTTGTATGCGTCTGCCCATCACTCATTGCGTGCATTAAATAATAGATTAATTCAACCCCATCTAAAGCTGGCGGTATTGAATCATAATAAAGCAAATTGAGCGTGAAGCGACGACAAACCGAATCAGGCCAAGGTGCAATTTTACTGGCATAGCGCGAAGATATTGCTACTTGATGTCCCGCGGCTAATAACTCAGGTACTAATTTTCTCCCCACCGTTCCTAGCGCACCTATCACTAATATTTTCATCTAACGACTCCCGCTTTTAAAAGCATGCTGCAATAAATAAGCTTACGCTAACATCTGCAATATCTTTTTTAATGCGCTAATAAAATGTTCAGCTTCCCGTAAGGTATTATACATTGAAAAAGAAACTCTCACGCTGCCATTGCAATTTAATATTGCCATTAATGGCATGGCACAATGAGAACCACTGCGCACCGCAATACCTTGAGCATCTAATAACATGGCGATATCAGCGGGGTGTTCACCCTGCACCGTAAAGCTCAATGCTCCTGATTTTTGCTCACCTTGGGCAAAAACGGTGATACCTTTTATTTTCACCAATTCATTTTCTGTAAACACAAGCAAAGCCTGTTCGTGGGCTTTTAATTGTTGCCTATCATACTGTTGTATAAAATCAATCGCAGCACCTAAACCGATAACCCCTGCAATATTGGGCGTGCCCGCTTCAAACTTGAAGGGCAGATCATTATAAATGGTTTGCGTAAAAGTAACGCTTTTAATCATCTCTCCACCGCCCTGCCACGGTGGCAAACTTTCTAATAAATGCAGCTTGCCATACACTACACCGACGCCCGTTGGAGCAAATAGCTTATGCCCAGAAAAAACATAAAAATCACAATTTATATCTTGTACATCAACCACTTCATGCGCAACCGCTTGCGCGCCATCAATAATAACTTGCGCAGCAACTTGGTGGGCTAAAAAGGTGATCTCTTTAACGGGGTTAATTACACCTAATGCATTAGAAATATGGCTAACAGAGACAAGTTTAGTCTTATCATTTAGTAATGACTTATAGGCATCCATATCTAAACAATGCTGTTTATCAAGGGGGATCACTTTTAGGACAACGCCAATTGACTCAACCAACATTTGCCATGGAACAATATTCGCGTGATGTTCAAGCTCACTGATAATTATTTCATCACCTGCTCGTAACCCTTTGGCTAACGTATTAGCTAATAAGTTAAGCCCCTCGGTCGTCCCCTTCGTCCAAATGATTTCTTTGCTATTTTGAGCATTAATGAAGGTCGCTACTTTTTCGCGTACCGCTTCAAAGCGCATCGTTGCGCGGTTACTCAGTTGGTGACTAGCACGGTGAACGTTGGCATTATCATTAGCATAATAGGAGGTGATTGCATCAATAACGGCCTGCGGTTTTTGGGTCGTAGCGGCATTATCGAGATAGATCAAAGGGTGATCATTAATGGTTTGCTGTAGGGCAGGAAACTGCAAACGCAATTGTTCAATAGAAAATGTAGATTCAACCAAGGTAAACACTCACTTACAATCTAAGAAGGCTATCAGCAGTTAGAAATCACAACCGATAGCCAACAACAGCCTTTAGCCATTTCGCCCTTCAACCATTAGACGTTTCATTTCACTCACTGCGTTAGCAAAGCCATCAACTAGCGCACGAGCAACAATCGCATGACCAATATTCAGTTCGATGATTTCTGGCAATGCCGCAATAGGTTTCACATTATGATAGTTTAAACCATGCCCTGCATTCACTTTTAAACCAACTTGGTGTGCGTAGGTAGCCGCTTTAGCAACACGCTCTAATTCCGATTCTTGAATCGCTTCGCTGGTTGCATCGGCATATTGACCCGTATGTAATTCGATATAGGCAGCGCCCGTTTTAAACGCTGCATCTATCTGCGCATTTTCAGGGTCAATAAACAAAGAGACCTGAATACCAGCCGCATTTAAACGGGCGACGGCACTGGCGATATTAGTAAAAGAGCCAATCACATCTAACCCCCCTTCAGTGGTTAACTCTTCACGTTTTTCTGGTACTAAACAGACAAAGGCTGGTTTGGTTTTAATGGCAATATCAACCATTTCATCGGTTACCGCCATCTCTAAATTCATTCGTGTTTGTAATGTCTGTGCTAACACTTCAACATCACGGTCGATAATATGGCGGCGATCTTCACGTAAATGGATCGTGATACCATCGGCACCCGCACATTCGGCTACAGCAGCTAAATGGGCAGGCTCTGGATAGCAAGTCCCACGCGCGTTGCGCAATGTGGCGATATGATCAATGTTTACACCTAATAAAATCTTACTCATTGCTACGTTGTCCTTTTATTTCGCCGCAAATAAACTGCGGCTATGTAATGGTTTGCCACCCAATAGGTGGGCTAATGCTTGACGACAAAAACGTTTTGCCGTGTGTAAAATAGTCGGGCTAGAAAAATCTCGATTAGCCAATGCGAGTATCTCTTCACCTTTATAGACTTGATCTTTTTTATGAATCGCTTGTTTAGCGAAAAAACCTGCCTGTTGCTGATATTGATATTCATAACCCGCTTCGATTAATTCACCACTGTAAATATCTTCATGAAAATTAACACCATAACCTAAATTTTCTAATAGGCTAAATTCAAAACGACGTAATGTAATTTGTGGGTTACCTGCCGCAGCGATTTCTAGCAATGTCTGCTGATAAGCTGTAAATAAACCATCACAGGAAGTTTCAGCCTCTAGAAGGCGGTATAATAATTCATTAATATACATTGCTAAATAGAGGCGATCACCACTTAATGGCACGACCTGAGTAATGGCCTCAATGGACTTAACCGTTTTTAAACTGCCACGTCCAAAATAACTCACTTGTAGCAGGGTAAAAGGTTGCGCCATACCGCGTTTCATACGCGAACTACTACGCGCCCCCTTATACACTAAACTCACTTTCCCTACATCTTGGCAGAACAGATCAATTAATTGACTGGTTTCACCGTAGGGGCGTCGATGTAGAATAAAAGCTTGATGAGACTCAATTGACATAGTAAATGCTTACTTACTGTAATCATCACCATAGCCAAGGCTGTGTAACGCACGCATGTCATCAGCCCAGCCAGATTTAACTTTCACCCAAACTTCTAAAAAGACTTTCGCATCAAAAAGTTCTTCCATATCAAGGCGAGATTGTTTACTAATCTCTTTAATTTTGTCACCTTTATTGCCGATAACCATCCGTTTTTGACCGTCTCGCTCAACTAAAATCAATGCATTAATATGCAACACACCATTTGCTTGCTGTTTAAATTGCTCAATTTCAACGGTGACTGAATAGGGAAGCTCATCACCTAGAAAACGCATTAGCTTCTCACGGACTATTTCTGACGCCATAAAGCGTGACGAACGATCAGTGATATAATCTTCAGGAAAATAGTGCTCAGATTCAGGCAAAGCCTGTTGCGCCCATTGACGGATTTTTTCCACATTATCGCCTTTTTTAGCAGACATTGGCAGAATGTGAGCAAAATTATAACGTTTAGCTAATGTTTCTAAGTGCGGTAATAAAAGCTCTTTATCTTCAACATTATCAATTTTGTTAACGGCTAACACTACCGGGCATTTTAAGTACTGTAATTTACTCAGTACCATTTCATCATCTTCGTTCCAGTGTGTCCCTTCAACGACAAAAATCACCATTTCAACATCATTAATTGAGCTCGCTGCAGAGCGATTCATCAAACGATTAATCGCACGTTTTTCTTCTACATGTAGCCCCGGAGTATCGACAAAAATAGTTTGATACTCGCCGACGGTATCTATACCTAAAATGCGATGACGAGTCGTTTGCGCTTTGCGTGAAGTGATACTCACTTTTTGACCTAATAAGGCATTAATCAATGTTGATTTACCCACATTTGGACGACCAACAATTGCCACTAATCCACATTTTGTACTCATTTATTGTGCTCCCAGTAAAAATGCTAACATTTTTTCGGCGGCCACTTGCTCCGCTTTGCGTCGACTTGTCCCCTGCCCCATCACCGAGGGTAAACCTTCAATAGTGCAGCTCATTGTAAAACGCTGGTTATGCGCTTCACCTTTGATTTCAATCACTTCATAGACGGGTAGTGCTTTTTTACGTGACTGCAAACGTTCCTGTAAACGCGTTTTCGGATCTTTTTGGCTAATTCCCGGTTTAATCGTCTTTAAACGACTATCAAACCAGCCT
This window of the Psychromonas sp. MME1 genome carries:
- the recO gene encoding DNA repair protein RecO, giving the protein MSIESHQAFILHRRPYGETSQLIDLFCQDVGKVSLVYKGARSSSRMKRGMAQPFTLLQVSYFGRGSLKTVKSIEAITQVVPLSGDRLYLAMYINELLYRLLEAETSCDGLFTAYQQTLLEIAAAGNPQITLRRFEFSLLENLGYGVNFHEDIYSGELIEAGYEYQYQQQAGFFAKQAIHKKDQVYKGEEILALANRDFSSPTILHTAKRFCRQALAHLLGGKPLHSRSLFAAK
- a CDS encoding cysteine desulfurase; translated protein: MVESTFSIEQLRLQFPALQQTINDHPLIYLDNAATTQKPQAVIDAITSYYANDNANVHRASHQLSNRATMRFEAVREKVATFINAQNSKEIIWTKGTTEGLNLLANTLAKGLRAGDEIIISELEHHANIVPWQMLVESIGVVLKVIPLDKQHCLDMDAYKSLLNDKTKLVSVSHISNALGVINPVKEITFLAHQVAAQVIIDGAQAVAHEVVDVQDINCDFYVFSGHKLFAPTGVGVVYGKLHLLESLPPWQGGGEMIKSVTFTQTIYNDLPFKFEAGTPNIAGVIGLGAAIDFIQQYDRQQLKAHEQALLVFTENELVKIKGITVFAQGEQKSGALSFTVQGEHPADIAMLLDAQGIAVRSGSHCAMPLMAILNCNGSVRVSFSMYNTLREAEHFISALKKILQMLA
- a CDS encoding NAD(P)H-binding protein, which codes for MKILVIGALGTVGRKLVPELLAAGHQVAISSRYASKIAPWPDSVCRRFTLNLLYYDSIPPALDGVELIYYLMHAMSDGQTHTSKEVIAARNLAHAAASAGVNRIIYLGSLVSARPKSDHMLARIATGEALSSSGIAVTELRAGIIIAPGSAAFEVMRDMVGHMPFALVPNAIETQAPPIALVNVLHYLVKLADMPETAGMILDAAGPQWLSYRQLMLKIAKKFNKNIKIIAIPGLPIRVACTVLGVVTSVPQNLAKSLIAG
- the era gene encoding GTPase Era, whose amino-acid sequence is MSTKCGLVAIVGRPNVGKSTLINALLGQKVSITSRKAQTTRHRILGIDTVGEYQTIFVDTPGLHVEEKRAINRLMNRSAASSINDVEMVIFVVEGTHWNEDDEMVLSKLQYLKCPVVLAVNKIDNVEDKELLLPHLETLAKRYNFAHILPMSAKKGDNVEKIRQWAQQALPESEHYFPEDYITDRSSRFMASEIVREKLMRFLGDELPYSVTVEIEQFKQQANGVLHINALILVERDGQKRMVIGNKGDKIKEISKQSRLDMEELFDAKVFLEVWVKVKSGWADDMRALHSLGYGDDYSK
- the pdxJ gene encoding pyridoxine 5'-phosphate synthase; translated protein: MSKILLGVNIDHIATLRNARGTCYPEPAHLAAVAECAGADGITIHLREDRRHIIDRDVEVLAQTLQTRMNLEMAVTDEMVDIAIKTKPAFVCLVPEKREELTTEGGLDVIGSFTNIASAVARLNAAGIQVSLFIDPENAQIDAAFKTGAAYIELHTGQYADATSEAIQESELERVAKAATYAHQVGLKVNAGHGLNYHNVKPIAALPEIIELNIGHAIVARALVDGFANAVSEMKRLMVEGRNG